The following proteins are co-located in the Candidatus Rokuibacteriota bacterium genome:
- a CDS encoding IS630 family transposase produces the protein MPGQRIAQDLDISRPTIQLWRERFLALRLEGLKKDAPRPGRIASIPDRKVRAVVEATLHTKPPAATHWSVRTMARAQGISRMAVQRIWTQHNLKPHLVKTFKISRDKHCVEKLYDVVGLYLNLPDKSLVLCVDEKSQIQALDRTQPGLPLKKGRCATMTSDYKRNGTTTLFAALSMLDGKVIGDCMPRHRHQEFIRFLKTIDAKTAPELDLHLVVDNYGTHKHPRVTSWLRRHPRFHLHCIPTSSSWLNMVERWFRDITDNRIRRGSFRNVAELIAAIKEYLDNPNQNPRIFTWTASVERILAKVAKCKEALETLH, from the coding sequence ATACCTGGGCAGCGCATCGCGCAAGACTTGGACATCTCCCGGCCCACGATTCAGCTCTGGCGAGAGCGTTTTCTGGCTCTGCGGTTGGAGGGGTTGAAAAAGGACGCCCCTCGTCCCGGCCGTATCGCGAGTATTCCCGACAGGAAAGTCCGCGCGGTGGTCGAGGCCACGCTGCACACGAAGCCGCCGGCTGCAACCCACTGGAGCGTGCGCACCATGGCGAGGGCGCAGGGCATCAGTCGCATGGCCGTTCAGCGTATCTGGACGCAACACAACCTCAAGCCCCATCTCGTCAAGACCTTCAAGATCAGCCGCGACAAACACTGTGTCGAGAAGCTGTACGACGTCGTTGGGCTCTACCTCAATCTTCCGGACAAGTCCTTGGTCCTGTGCGTCGACGAGAAAAGTCAAATCCAAGCTCTGGACCGCACCCAGCCGGGCCTTCCGCTGAAGAAAGGCCGTTGCGCAACCATGACCAGCGACTACAAACGCAACGGCACGACCACGTTGTTCGCGGCCCTGAGCATGCTCGATGGGAAAGTCATCGGCGACTGCATGCCGCGGCATCGGCATCAGGAATTCATCCGGTTCCTCAAGACAATCGACGCCAAGACGGCGCCCGAGCTCGATCTGCATCTGGTCGTGGACAATTACGGGACCCACAAGCACCCTCGGGTGACATCCTGGCTTCGGCGGCATCCGCGATTTCATCTGCACTGCATCCCAACGTCGAGTTCCTGGCTGAACATGGTGGAACGGTGGTTCCGCGACATCACCGACAACCGTATCCGCCGCGGCAGCTTCAGAAACGTGGCGGAGTTGATCGCGGCCATCAAAGAGTATCTGGACAATCCCAATCAGAACCCCCGCATCTTCACGTGGACCGCGTCCGTGGAGCGCATTTTGGCCAAAGTCGCCAAATGTAAAGAAGCGTTGGAGACACTACACTAG